A portion of the Candidatus Eisenbacteria bacterium genome contains these proteins:
- a CDS encoding ATP-binding protein has translation MTTARHDSADTSRPRAIVAWSSGKDSAFALYEARRAATIDVVGVLTTVTEGFGRIAMHGVREEVLARQVAALGLPVVRVGIPNPCPNAAYEAAMTQGLVQARELGATHVVFGDLFLADIRAYREARLAEVGMHPVFPLWGRDTGALAREMIDAGLEARIVCVDPRRLDRSFAGRRFDRAFLDALPGDVDPCGENGEFHTVVTAGPMFARPIAVTMGDVVERDGFVFADVVPAGA, from the coding sequence GTGACCACCGCCCGCCACGACTCCGCGGACACCTCCCGGCCGAGGGCGATCGTGGCGTGGAGCAGCGGCAAGGACAGCGCCTTCGCCCTGTACGAGGCGCGGCGAGCCGCGACCATCGACGTCGTCGGCGTGCTCACCACCGTGACCGAGGGCTTCGGGCGGATCGCGATGCACGGCGTGCGCGAGGAGGTGCTGGCGCGGCAGGTGGCCGCGCTCGGCCTACCCGTCGTCCGCGTGGGCATTCCGAATCCGTGTCCGAACGCCGCATACGAAGCGGCGATGACGCAGGGTCTGGTCCAAGCGAGGGAGCTCGGTGCCACCCACGTCGTCTTCGGCGACCTCTTCCTCGCCGACATCCGAGCTTACCGCGAGGCGCGCCTGGCCGAGGTCGGGATGCACCCGGTCTTTCCGCTCTGGGGGCGGGATACCGGCGCGCTGGCGCGCGAGATGATCGACGCCGGCCTCGAGGCGAGGATCGTCTGCGTGGATCCGCGCAGGCTCGATCGCTCGTTCGCAGGCCGGCGCTTCGATCGGGCCTTCCTCGACGCGCTGCCCGGCGACGTCGATCCATGCGGCGAGAACGGCGAGTTCCATACCGTGGTGACGGCGGGGCCCATGTTCGCACGGCCGATCGCCGTCACCATGGGCGACGTGGTGGAGCGGGACGGCTTCGTGTTCGCGGACGTCGTGCCCGCGGGAGCGTGA
- a CDS encoding SDR family NAD(P)-dependent oxidoreductase, whose amino-acid sequence MQTLQGKRALITGGASGIGKAIAERFAAGGAETLLVDLNEPLLRETAAELARKGARVRTYPLDVTNASRITGLRDEIHRDGGPIDVLVNNAGLVFGGAFLDVPLEKHFTTYRVNTEGLVAMTHAFLPDLIAGRDGHVVNVASASGFVGLPFGATYASSKWAVIGFSESLAVELEILGHGHVHVTSICPSYVATGLFDGAKAPFMTRLLTADRVADLTTRAVLANKAQVSTPWLVKVTPALKALTPFRVFYRVAALLGVNTSMMKWRGRS is encoded by the coding sequence CATCACCGGCGGCGCCTCGGGCATCGGCAAGGCGATCGCCGAGCGGTTCGCCGCGGGCGGCGCTGAGACCCTGCTCGTCGACTTGAACGAGCCGCTGCTCCGCGAGACCGCCGCCGAGCTCGCACGCAAAGGCGCACGCGTGCGCACGTACCCCCTCGACGTGACCAACGCGTCGCGCATCACGGGCCTGCGCGACGAGATCCATCGCGACGGCGGCCCCATCGACGTGCTGGTCAACAACGCCGGTCTCGTCTTCGGCGGTGCGTTCCTCGACGTGCCGCTCGAGAAGCACTTCACGACCTATCGCGTGAATACCGAGGGCCTGGTGGCCATGACGCACGCGTTCCTGCCCGACCTCATCGCAGGCCGCGACGGCCACGTCGTCAACGTGGCGAGCGCGTCGGGCTTCGTCGGGTTGCCGTTCGGGGCGACGTACGCGTCGAGCAAGTGGGCCGTAATCGGCTTCTCGGAATCACTCGCCGTCGAGCTCGAGATTCTGGGACACGGCCACGTGCACGTGACGTCCATCTGTCCGAGCTACGTCGCGACGGGGCTGTTCGACGGAGCGAAGGCGCCGTTCATGACGCGCCTGCTGACCGCCGATCGGGTCGCGGACTTGACGACGCGCGCCGTGCTCGCGAACAAGGCGCAGGTGAGTACGCCCTGGCTCGTGAAGGTGACCCCAGCGCTCAAGGCGCTCACGCCGTTCCGGGTGTTCTATCGCGTGGCGGCGTTGCTCGGCGTCAACACGAGCATGATGAAGTGGCGGGGACGCAGCTAG
- a CDS encoding SDR family oxidoreductase has product MGTIAITGSASGIGAAVRRRLESDGHRVIGVDLRGAEIDADLGTPAGRSTAAARVRELAGGRLDGVVACAGIGPHVPDGAAIVSINYFGAVAILEQLRETLAVARGAAVAVSSNSASIPSSDNEIAAACLEGDESAARRIATDLAGQSAYGGSKLALARWVRRAASSAAWAGAGVRLNAVAPGVVMTPLLQGGLDHAVLGDAIRNFPIPRGAFGKPEEIAGAIAFLLGRDASYCNGSVLFVDGGTDALLRPERF; this is encoded by the coding sequence ATGGGAACGATCGCGATCACCGGCTCGGCGTCCGGCATCGGGGCGGCGGTGCGCCGCCGGCTCGAGTCCGACGGCCATCGTGTGATCGGCGTCGATCTGCGCGGCGCCGAGATCGACGCCGATCTCGGCACGCCCGCGGGACGCAGCACGGCCGCGGCGCGGGTGCGCGAGCTCGCCGGCGGCCGGCTGGACGGGGTCGTCGCGTGCGCCGGCATCGGCCCGCACGTCCCCGACGGCGCGGCGATCGTGTCGATCAACTACTTCGGCGCGGTCGCGATCCTCGAGCAGCTCCGCGAGACGCTCGCCGTCGCGCGCGGCGCCGCGGTCGCCGTGTCGTCGAACTCGGCGAGCATCCCGTCGAGCGACAACGAGATCGCCGCCGCCTGTCTCGAAGGAGACGAAAGCGCCGCGCGACGGATCGCGACCGACCTCGCCGGCCAGTCCGCGTACGGCGGCTCGAAGCTCGCGCTCGCGCGTTGGGTGCGGCGCGCGGCATCGAGCGCCGCGTGGGCCGGCGCCGGCGTGCGCCTGAACGCGGTCGCGCCCGGTGTCGTCATGACACCGCTCCTGCAGGGCGGGCTCGATCACGCGGTGCTGGGAGATGCGATCCGCAATTTCCCCATCCCGCGCGGCGCCTTCGGCAAGCCCGAGGAGATTGCGGGCGCGATCGCGTTTCTGCTCGGCCGGGACGCGAGCTACTGCAACGGGAGCGTGCTATTCGTCGACGGTGGGACGGACGCGCTGCTGCGTCCGGAGCGGTTCTAG
- a CDS encoding DUF4394 domain-containing protein — MTRWLAYVLLLAMSAAHAGDRTLVALLDDGSLVVFQPGASAPIRTFVPKGVSDKLVGIDQRPADGRLYGLAGGTDVYTIDTTTGEATLVSTLTVPFDGDVRSGVDFTPALDRLRLVSSDGRNLRVNVAIGATAVDTPLAYAPDDPHAGARPRIGAAGYANNRAGVATTMLYDIDTDLDVLVTQDPANDGILKTVGPLGVDFDPLCGLDVVTDADGRDEAFAATGSTLYTIDLKTGHATPVGAIPGPGRPVVSLAVITGESRP; from the coding sequence GTGACCCGATGGCTCGCCTATGTGCTCCTGCTCGCGATGTCGGCGGCGCACGCCGGCGATCGGACGCTGGTGGCGCTCCTCGACGACGGCTCGCTCGTCGTCTTCCAGCCGGGAGCCTCCGCGCCGATCCGGACCTTCGTGCCGAAGGGGGTCTCGGACAAGCTCGTCGGCATCGACCAGCGCCCCGCCGACGGCCGTCTGTACGGTCTCGCAGGCGGAACCGACGTCTACACCATCGACACGACGACCGGCGAGGCGACGCTCGTCTCGACGCTCACGGTCCCCTTCGACGGGGACGTCCGCTCGGGCGTGGATTTCACCCCCGCGCTGGACCGGTTGCGGCTCGTCTCGTCCGACGGCCGCAACCTGCGGGTCAACGTGGCGATCGGCGCGACCGCGGTCGACACCCCGCTCGCCTATGCGCCCGACGACCCCCACGCCGGCGCCCGGCCGCGCATCGGCGCCGCCGGCTACGCCAACAACCGCGCCGGGGTCGCCACCACCATGCTCTACGACATCGACACCGACCTGGACGTCCTCGTGACCCAGGACCCCGCCAACGACGGCATCCTCAAGACCGTCGGCCCCCTCGGGGTGGATTTCGACCCGCTCTGCGGCCTCGACGTCGTGACCGACGCCGACGGCCGCGACGAGGCCTTCGCCGCCACCGGCAGCACCCTCTATACGATCGACCTCAAGACCGGCCACGCCACCCCCGTCGGCGCCATCCCCGGGCCGGGGCGCCCCGTCGTCTCGCTCGCCGTGATCACTGGCGAATCGCGTCCTTAG
- a CDS encoding nuclear transport factor 2 family protein encodes MTPADLVEIELIKRLKYKYMRCLDQKRWDEMADCFTDDAVAAYSGGKYTYEGRDAILAFFRASMGSTSFLSSHRVHHPEIDLTSPTTATGTWALEDVVVDAQRDFSLRGAAFYTDEYVKEAGRWKIRRTSYLRSYEEIQMRSQPTPPQLTASWWDTGGQSQLPLPEHVANLPRSSLRDRR; translated from the coding sequence ATGACGCCCGCCGACCTGGTCGAGATCGAGCTCATCAAGCGCCTCAAGTACAAGTACATGCGCTGCCTCGACCAGAAGCGATGGGACGAGATGGCGGACTGCTTCACCGACGACGCCGTCGCCGCGTACAGCGGCGGCAAGTACACGTACGAGGGCCGCGACGCGATCCTCGCGTTCTTTCGCGCCTCCATGGGCTCGACGAGCTTCCTGTCGAGCCACCGCGTGCATCACCCCGAGATCGACCTCACGAGCCCGACGACGGCGACCGGCACCTGGGCGCTCGAGGACGTGGTGGTGGACGCGCAGCGCGACTTCAGCCTGCGCGGCGCGGCCTTCTACACCGACGAGTACGTGAAGGAAGCCGGCCGCTGGAAGATCCGCCGCACGTCGTATCTCCGCTCGTACGAGGAGATCCAGATGCGCAGCCAGCCGACCCCGCCGCAGCTCACCGCGAGCTGGTGGGACACCGGCGGGCAGAGCCAGCTTCCCCTGCCAGAGCACGTGGCCAACCTGCCGCGCTCGAGCCTGCGCGACCGGCGATGA
- a CDS encoding sigma-70 family RNA polymerase sigma factor, with protein sequence MDERVDWSNQPDEQLLAALSEDPSALGPLYDRHSKLVYGLALAVLSSADEAADLTQEVFLSLCNENTYDASRGSVGAYLTTVVRTRAIDRLRRRTRRVRLLRDHHAAMPVPVAEPTPVERLSMGETSERVRAALATLPDNERRALEMAYFQGLTQAEIADDLNAPLGTVKSWCRRGLLTMKKQLGDLVQ encoded by the coding sequence GTGGACGAACGGGTGGACTGGTCGAACCAGCCGGATGAGCAACTGCTCGCGGCCTTGTCGGAGGACCCCTCCGCGCTCGGCCCTCTCTACGATCGACACTCGAAGCTGGTCTACGGTCTCGCCCTGGCGGTGCTCAGCAGCGCCGACGAGGCTGCGGACCTGACGCAGGAGGTTTTTCTGTCGCTGTGCAACGAGAATACGTACGACGCGAGCCGCGGCTCGGTCGGCGCGTATCTCACGACCGTCGTCCGGACCCGGGCGATCGATCGGCTGCGGCGCCGGACCCGGCGGGTGCGTCTCCTGCGCGACCACCATGCGGCCATGCCCGTTCCGGTGGCCGAGCCGACACCCGTCGAACGACTCTCGATGGGCGAGACCAGCGAGCGCGTCCGCGCCGCCCTCGCGACGCTTCCCGACAACGAGCGGCGCGCGCTCGAAATGGCCTATTTCCAGGGGCTCACCCAGGCAGAGATCGCGGACGACTTGAACGCCCCCCTCGGCACGGTGAAGAGCTGGTGCCGGCGCGGCCTCCTCACGATGAAGAAACAGCTCGGCGATCTGGTGCAGTGA
- the ald gene encoding alanine dehydrogenase has translation MIIGVPREIKAEENRVALTPSGAGALVAHGHQVLVEHGAGEGSSLPDRLYADAGARLSDAATVWGEAEMILKVKEPQPREYPLLRPDLILFTYLHLAAIPDLVAVLRQKRVRALGYETLQLDDASLPLLAPMSEVAGRLSVQVGAWCLQAQNGGRGVLISGASGVRPANVVILGAGIAGASACQVAVGVGAHVSILDIAPAKLRYVHDILGGHVTTVMSNRANIEEEVLAADLVVGTVLIPGALAPKLVSRALVRAMRRGAAIVDISIDQGGCCETSRPTTHDDPIYVEEGVVHYCVTNMPAIVPHTSTYALTNATLSYALAIADQGFAAALRASAPLRLAANVVAGEITHPGVAAAVGAAPVPVERLL, from the coding sequence ATGATCATCGGAGTCCCCCGCGAGATCAAAGCCGAGGAGAACCGCGTCGCCCTCACGCCGAGCGGTGCCGGCGCCCTGGTCGCGCACGGGCACCAGGTGCTCGTCGAGCACGGCGCGGGGGAGGGGTCGTCGCTGCCCGATCGTCTCTACGCCGACGCCGGCGCGCGGCTCTCCGACGCCGCGACCGTGTGGGGCGAGGCCGAGATGATCCTCAAGGTGAAGGAGCCGCAGCCACGGGAATACCCGCTCCTGCGACCCGATCTCATCCTCTTCACGTACCTGCACCTCGCGGCCATCCCGGACCTGGTCGCCGTGCTGCGGCAGAAGCGCGTTCGTGCCCTCGGCTACGAGACGCTCCAGCTCGACGACGCGTCGCTGCCGCTCCTCGCGCCGATGAGCGAGGTCGCCGGCCGCCTCTCGGTGCAGGTGGGTGCATGGTGTCTGCAGGCGCAGAACGGCGGCCGTGGCGTGCTGATCTCGGGCGCGTCGGGCGTGCGCCCGGCCAACGTCGTCATCCTGGGTGCCGGCATCGCGGGCGCCAGCGCCTGCCAGGTGGCGGTCGGCGTCGGCGCCCACGTGTCGATCCTCGACATCGCACCCGCGAAGCTCCGCTACGTGCACGACATCCTGGGCGGTCACGTGACGACCGTCATGTCGAACCGGGCGAACATCGAGGAGGAGGTGCTCGCCGCCGACCTCGTCGTCGGCACCGTCCTCATCCCGGGCGCGCTCGCGCCGAAGCTGGTGTCGCGCGCGCTCGTGCGCGCCATGCGTCGGGGCGCCGCGATCGTCGACATCTCGATCGACCAGGGCGGCTGCTGCGAGACGTCACGCCCTACGACGCACGACGATCCGATCTACGTCGAGGAAGGCGTCGTCCACTACTGCGTCACGAACATGCCGGCCATCGTTCCGCACACCTCGACCTACGCGCTCACGAACGCGACGCTCTCGTACGCCCTCGCCATCGCCGACCAGGGATTCGCGGCCGCGCTCCGCGCCTCGGCGCCGCTTCGCCTCGCGGCGAACGTGGTCGCGGGCGAGATCACGCATCCCGGCGTCGCCGCCGCGGTGGGCGCGGCGCCGGTGCCGGTCGAACGCCTGCTCTAG
- a CDS encoding anti-sigma factor encodes MALDDVDQQDQAVQYVLGELPAPEARDLERRMASDAALAAEVRRLQTTLGLLPYATIAEPPPALKTRIMSAAEAQHGKKQVRRPRRVVWSRFAAAIAASLALALGIDSYRTHRELSIERQVSQLLLEPNVVKSFSIAGTGGAGGIGTVALDLDSKRGAVVLRGAAVLPAGQTYRLWAQVADRAVPCGDFAPAGDGTVRAAFRVPVDAYTDPISKLFVTIEPSGPSEKPTGPVVMQSA; translated from the coding sequence ATGGCGCTCGACGACGTCGATCAGCAGGACCAGGCGGTCCAGTACGTGCTCGGTGAGCTTCCCGCTCCCGAGGCGCGCGACCTCGAGCGCCGCATGGCGAGCGACGCGGCGCTCGCCGCCGAGGTGCGCCGTCTCCAGACGACGCTCGGTCTCCTCCCCTACGCGACGATCGCCGAGCCGCCGCCGGCCCTGAAGACCCGCATCATGAGCGCGGCCGAGGCGCAGCACGGAAAGAAGCAGGTGCGCCGGCCGCGGCGCGTGGTATGGAGCCGCTTCGCGGCGGCGATCGCCGCCAGCCTGGCGCTCGCGCTCGGCATCGACTCGTACCGGACCCACCGGGAGCTCTCGATCGAGCGGCAGGTGTCCCAGCTCCTGCTCGAGCCGAACGTCGTGAAGAGCTTCTCCATCGCGGGCACCGGCGGCGCCGGTGGCATCGGGACCGTCGCCCTGGACCTCGACTCCAAGCGCGGCGCCGTCGTCCTGCGCGGTGCGGCCGTGCTCCCGGCCGGTCAGACGTACCGCCTGTGGGCGCAGGTGGCCGATCGCGCGGTCCCGTGCGGCGACTTCGCCCCGGCCGGCGACGGCACCGTGCGCGCCGCCTTCCGCGTCCCGGTCGACGCCTACACCGATCCGATCAGCAAGCTCTTCGTCACGATCGAGCCGTCGGGCCCTAGCGAGAAGCCGACGGGCCCGGTGGTGATGCAGAGCGCCTGA
- a CDS encoding alginate export family protein produces MRGWGAAAAIVGLVAGAAWAEDAGPSWLDHVTFVGSLRVRGEFVDWFQPPPGTAPNGVERYDFFGSRLRAGFRVLFPHVELGVDIQNTEITPVPDNATLAPPQGSLGPGATYFLNTHETTQGETFLKQGFLTLRRGGFAATAGRFDYRDGLETVPADATLAEVKRTRIAERLVGPFEFTHVTRSFDGVRAVYDDPIWNATALAVRPTDGGFEISANRELEDIDLAGLALTLKRLPFGPPIDCRLFYLYYEDRRRETIKVDNRPLSVRELDHEAIALQTIGAHAMTAFDVGPGIVDLLAWAAGQGGDWGMLHQSAWAYALEAAYQLPRVPGAPWLRVGIDRSSGDGDPNDREHGTFFQLLPTARVYAQLPFFNLMNSQDVFTSLILRPHPMVTLRTDYHWLQVTQARDLWYQGSGATNDTVFGYAGSPASGDHDLAQLVDLSVTVAVSRQLTFGGYYGHAFGGDVVGASFAGRDANYGFIEMTLRY; encoded by the coding sequence ATGCGGGGCTGGGGGGCGGCGGCGGCCATCGTGGGACTCGTCGCCGGAGCGGCGTGGGCCGAGGACGCGGGGCCGAGCTGGCTCGATCACGTGACCTTCGTCGGCAGCCTGCGCGTGCGCGGCGAGTTCGTCGACTGGTTCCAACCGCCGCCGGGGACGGCACCGAACGGCGTCGAGCGCTACGACTTCTTCGGCAGCCGTCTCCGCGCCGGCTTCCGCGTCCTCTTCCCGCACGTGGAGCTCGGCGTCGACATCCAGAACACGGAGATCACGCCCGTTCCCGACAACGCGACGCTCGCGCCGCCGCAGGGCAGCCTCGGCCCCGGCGCCACCTACTTCCTCAACACGCACGAGACGACGCAGGGCGAGACGTTCCTGAAGCAGGGCTTCTTGACGCTCCGGCGCGGTGGCTTCGCGGCGACGGCAGGCCGTTTCGACTACCGCGACGGCCTGGAGACCGTGCCCGCCGACGCGACGCTCGCAGAGGTGAAGCGCACGCGCATCGCCGAGCGCCTGGTGGGTCCGTTCGAGTTCACGCACGTCACGCGCAGCTTCGACGGCGTGCGCGCCGTCTACGACGATCCGATCTGGAACGCGACCGCGCTCGCCGTGCGGCCCACGGACGGCGGCTTCGAGATCAGCGCCAACCGCGAGCTCGAGGACATCGACCTCGCGGGGCTGGCGCTCACCTTGAAGCGCCTCCCGTTCGGTCCGCCGATCGATTGCCGTCTCTTCTACCTCTACTACGAGGATCGCCGGCGCGAGACGATCAAGGTCGACAACCGGCCGCTCTCCGTCCGCGAGCTCGACCACGAAGCGATCGCGCTGCAGACGATCGGCGCCCACGCGATGACGGCGTTCGACGTGGGGCCCGGTATCGTCGACCTGCTCGCCTGGGCCGCCGGCCAGGGCGGCGACTGGGGCATGCTCCACCAATCGGCGTGGGCGTACGCGCTCGAGGCCGCCTACCAGCTCCCGCGCGTTCCGGGCGCGCCGTGGCTCCGCGTCGGCATCGATCGCTCATCGGGCGACGGCGATCCGAACGACCGCGAGCACGGCACGTTCTTCCAGCTCCTGCCGACGGCGCGCGTGTACGCGCAGCTCCCGTTCTTCAACCTGATGAACAGCCAGGACGTCTTCACCTCGCTCATCCTGCGCCCGCACCCGATGGTGACGCTGCGCACCGACTATCATTGGCTGCAGGTGACCCAGGCGCGCGACCTCTGGTACCAGGGCAGCGGCGCCACGAACGACACCGTCTTCGGCTACGCCGGATCGCCGGCCTCAGGTGACCATGACCTCGCGCAGCTCGTCGACCTGTCGGTCACCGTCGCAGTGAGCCGCCAGCTGACGTTCGGCGGCTACTACGGCCACGCCTTCGGCGGCGACGTCGTCGGCGCATCGTTCGCGGGCCGCGACGCGAACTACGGCTTCATCGAGATGACGCTCCGGTACTAG
- a CDS encoding DUF2333 family protein, with product MRSALALALLLLVLAAAGPIVLHVTQNGHDVLPFSIAERYPDGTPFVRGEIYATTLAELVEHELKGLSGWRPNDFILWGPRLWADNNANRQLGILVAVRESTRVLKDHLTKVSATEYDPNLVAADTAFRNDMQRLMLPSAESKLREGVRALRAYVDGLHTTPPRSKPIEGRNVELIRLFQSWGDLLGDAHASLFKETEADGSPVSILKTDDYYYHAQGVAHALHHLTLAVAREYADDLINRPALKQLLSEVAAALGRAASTKPLVVLDGGPAGLFANHRRNLDAPIIDARQKLYSIREELEK from the coding sequence TTGCGCTCCGCGCTCGCCCTCGCCCTCCTGCTGCTCGTCCTGGCCGCGGCCGGGCCCATCGTCCTGCACGTGACGCAGAACGGGCACGACGTGCTGCCGTTCTCGATCGCGGAGCGGTATCCCGACGGGACGCCTTTCGTGCGGGGCGAGATCTACGCCACGACGTTGGCGGAGCTGGTCGAGCACGAGCTGAAGGGCCTCTCGGGGTGGCGGCCGAACGACTTCATCCTGTGGGGCCCGCGCCTGTGGGCCGACAACAACGCCAATCGCCAGCTCGGGATCCTCGTGGCGGTCCGCGAGAGCACGCGCGTGCTGAAGGATCACCTGACGAAAGTGTCGGCGACCGAGTACGATCCGAACCTGGTCGCGGCCGACACCGCGTTCCGCAACGACATGCAGCGGCTCATGCTGCCGTCGGCGGAGAGCAAGCTGCGCGAGGGCGTACGCGCGCTGCGCGCGTACGTCGACGGGCTGCACACGACGCCGCCGCGCTCGAAGCCGATCGAGGGCCGGAACGTCGAGCTGATCCGGCTCTTCCAGAGCTGGGGCGACCTGCTGGGCGACGCGCATGCGAGCCTCTTCAAGGAGACCGAGGCCGACGGATCGCCCGTGTCGATCCTCAAGACCGACGACTACTACTATCACGCGCAGGGCGTCGCCCATGCGCTCCACCATCTGACCCTCGCGGTGGCACGCGAGTACGCCGACGACCTGATCAACCGTCCGGCGCTGAAGCAGCTCCTCTCGGAGGTCGCCGCGGCGCTCGGCCGCGCGGCGTCGACGAAGCCGCTGGTCGTGCTCGACGGCGGGCCGGCGGGGCTCTTCGCCAACCACCGCCGCAACCTGGACGCGCCCATCATCGACGCGCGGCAGAAGCTGTACTCGATTCGCGAGGAGCTCGAGAAGTAG
- a CDS encoding DsbA family protein, giving the protein MTVRVLFLAFAGLIAACSGPEQEAPPPTTTTTKVLSAQDLIAIEATPASTPPLPHGVEPATMPVAGLKGTPGPSPAFGPENAPVRIFVFSDFQCPVCRRVVEPLKLLARTYPNDVRIVFKENALAMHGRASRLAAASLAAFRQGKFWEFHDRVFANPGQLDDDSLAAHAKAIGLDVPRFQADMDDPAVTAQVEYEADLAASLDLRSTPGFMINGTPQMGWGSYMGMEGLVKRELDRAQKLSQSGTPADRVAYEATRQAGPKGEEIAMALFVVPK; this is encoded by the coding sequence ATGACGGTTCGTGTCTTGTTTCTCGCGTTCGCCGGCCTCATCGCCGCCTGCTCGGGGCCCGAGCAGGAGGCGCCGCCCCCGACGACCACCACGACGAAGGTGCTGTCCGCACAGGATCTGATCGCGATCGAAGCGACGCCCGCCAGCACGCCGCCGCTCCCGCACGGCGTCGAGCCGGCGACGATGCCCGTCGCCGGCCTCAAGGGGACGCCCGGACCCTCGCCCGCGTTCGGGCCCGAGAACGCGCCGGTGCGGATCTTCGTGTTCAGCGACTTCCAGTGCCCGGTGTGCCGCCGCGTCGTCGAGCCGTTGAAGCTCCTCGCGCGCACCTATCCGAACGACGTGCGCATCGTCTTCAAGGAGAACGCGCTCGCCATGCACGGCCGCGCCTCCCGCCTGGCGGCGGCGTCGCTCGCCGCGTTCCGGCAGGGCAAGTTCTGGGAGTTCCACGACCGGGTGTTCGCGAACCCCGGGCAGCTCGACGACGACAGCCTCGCGGCGCACGCCAAGGCGATCGGTCTCGACGTCCCGCGCTTCCAGGCCGACATGGACGATCCCGCCGTGACGGCGCAGGTGGAGTACGAGGCCGACCTCGCCGCCTCGCTCGACCTCCGCAGCACGCCGGGCTTCATGATCAACGGTACGCCGCAGATGGGCTGGGGGAGCTACATGGGCATGGAGGGTCTCGTGAAGCGCGAGCTCGATCGGGCCCAGAAGCTGTCCCAGAGCGGCACCCCCGCCGACCGCGTGGCCTACGAGGCGACCCGTCAGGCCGGGCCGAAGGGCGAGGAGATCGCCATGGCCCTGTTCGTCGTACCGAAATAG
- a CDS encoding cyclase family protein, producing the protein MGSRWLVAVLALVASGAAAVGGPPVDATATRAPELVDVVALDPTIRLDVRYATDDNVAHRRLYPAARALLQRPVAEALVRVHRALGADGFGIVVFDAYRPWSVTQALWDATPADKREFVADPARGSRHNRGAAVDVALFDRASGAMVAMPSGYDEMTERAYPTFKGGDADARAHRETLRAAMEREGFFVHPSEWWHFDYKDWRDYPILDVGFDVGPLAPSPASFDLAHARVVDLTWTFDDRTPYWPTAPSGFELKQLAHGKTAAGYFYAANAFCAPEHGGTHMDAPIHFADGKWTVDQIPAERLVGPAVVIDVQAAAARDADYRLTVDDVAAWERLHGRIAAGTIVLLRTGWGARWPDRKRYYGDDTPGATTALHFPSFGAEAAALLVRDRRVTAIGVDTASIDHGPSQDFPVHQIVGAADVPGLENVAHLDEVPETGAWVVALPMKIGGGSGGPLRIVALVSP; encoded by the coding sequence ATGGGGAGCAGATGGCTCGTCGCGGTGCTCGCCCTGGTCGCGAGCGGGGCGGCAGCGGTCGGGGGCCCGCCGGTGGATGCAACGGCGACGCGCGCACCCGAGCTGGTCGACGTCGTGGCGCTCGATCCGACGATCCGGCTCGACGTGCGGTATGCGACCGACGACAACGTCGCCCACCGCCGTCTCTATCCGGCCGCGCGGGCGCTCCTGCAGCGGCCCGTCGCCGAAGCGCTCGTGCGCGTGCATCGCGCGCTCGGAGCCGACGGGTTCGGCATCGTCGTCTTCGACGCGTACCGTCCGTGGAGCGTGACGCAGGCCCTGTGGGATGCGACCCCCGCCGACAAGCGCGAGTTCGTGGCCGACCCGGCGCGCGGATCGCGCCACAACCGCGGCGCCGCCGTCGACGTCGCGCTGTTCGATCGCGCGAGTGGCGCCATGGTGGCGATGCCGAGCGGCTACGACGAGATGACCGAGCGCGCGTATCCGACTTTCAAAGGCGGCGACGCGGACGCGCGCGCCCATCGCGAGACCCTGCGCGCCGCCATGGAGCGCGAGGGCTTCTTCGTCCACCCCTCGGAGTGGTGGCACTTCGACTACAAGGACTGGCGTGACTATCCGATCCTCGACGTCGGCTTCGACGTCGGGCCGCTGGCGCCGTCTCCCGCGTCCTTCGACCTCGCGCACGCGCGCGTGGTCGATCTCACGTGGACGTTCGACGATCGTACGCCCTACTGGCCGACCGCGCCCTCGGGGTTCGAGCTGAAGCAGCTCGCGCACGGCAAGACCGCCGCCGGGTATTTCTATGCCGCCAACGCGTTCTGCGCCCCGGAGCACGGCGGCACCCACATGGATGCGCCCATCCACTTCGCGGACGGCAAGTGGACGGTCGACCAGATTCCTGCGGAACGGCTCGTCGGGCCTGCGGTCGTGATCGACGTCCAGGCCGCCGCCGCGCGCGACGCCGACTACCGGTTGACGGTGGACGACGTCGCGGCATGGGAAAGGCTCCACGGTCGCATCGCCGCGGGAACGATCGTCCTCTTGCGCACGGGGTGGGGCGCGCGCTGGCCCGATCGCAAGCGCTACTACGGCGACGACACGCCGGGCGCGACGACCGCGCTGCACTTTCCGTCCTTCGGTGCCGAAGCGGCCGCGCTGCTCGTGCGCGACCGCCGGGTGACCGCCATCGGCGTCGACACGGCGAGCATCGATCATGGCCCGTCGCAGGACTTCCCGGTCCATCAGATCGTGGGCGCAGCCGACGTGCCCGGCCTGGAGAACGTCGCGCACCTGGATGAAGTGCCGGAGACGGGCGCGTGGGTGGTGGCGCTGCCGATGAAGATCGGCGGCGGATCGGGCGGCCCGCTGCGCATCGTCGCCCTCGTTTCACCCTGA